From a region of the Mycosarcoma maydis chromosome 7, whole genome shotgun sequence genome:
- a CDS encoding uncharacterized protein (related to AUT4 - breakdown of autophagic vesicles inside the vacuole): protein MAQVQIPCPAAERSPLDEERISLRVFSDAESQASSRKNFANALLTTSQDPTSSDSRFATGRYELWSFYIYYIGNCGLGPFNFAPSQFQNLLSQQATNLGAGQCGQDGQNDCRLLFAGKQRTVESIVLLSNGISFAIQAFLFLAIGSFADYGKKRPYILIVCTVVAIAISFAWLGVTKPQQWQLATGLYMVGLITYQLCLSYWTAAFPGLARDLPHMREARQRLVQAREPTTVHVETVDDKVAMPSVEQSVPDDHFSADQYSLLETLSINRISNIAFTVCSVGELVVLAIIQGMLYAIHADRDEQSNTIALSAVVAVSAAVWLLCAIPWFVMEKHRPGQPLPPGTNYFTAAVKQAVLAAKHLRRLRQTLIYLVFYFLFSDALNTTVTVISTIQNQVVSFSTTKLNLLLIVGIAAQAVGIYAFWLIQRHWHLSTLYMFCWIVLFTIILQLWGFIGIFTQQFGFHHEWEVYMYQAYYGLAVCPWYAVSQTMIAEVTPKGSEFLFFSLFSIVGKTSAFIGPFVTQAIADETGNASTPFYFLLALSLASCILLWPLDIKKSKVEQATFIEHEAKDKNLG, encoded by the coding sequence ATGGCGCAAGTTCAGATACCCTGCCCTGCTGCCGAGCGCTCTCCGCTTGACGAGGAACGAATCTCTCTCCGTGTTTTCAGCGATGCCGAAAGccaagccagcagcagaaaAAACTTTGCCAATGCGCTTCTTACCACAAGCCAAGATCCTACTTCTTCCGACTCACGCTTCGCCACCGGTCGATATGAGCTTTGGTCGTTCTACATTTACTACATTGGCAACTGCGGCTTGGGTCCGTTCAACTTTGCGCCCTCGCAATTCCAGAATCTGCTCTCGCAGCAAGCAACCAACCTTGGCGCTGGACAGTGCGGACAGGATGGTCAAAACGATTGTCGACTTCTGTTCGCCGGAAAGCAGAGGACGGTGGAGAGCATCGTATTGTTGAGTAATGGCATCTCGTTTGCAATCCAAGCCTTCCTCTTCCTGGCCATCGGAAGCTTTGCAGATTACGGAAAGAAACGGCCCTATATCTTGATTGTTTGCACTGTCGTTGCGATTGCCATCAGTTTCGCCTGGTTGGGCGTCACAAAGCCTCAACAATGGCAGCTGGCCACCGGACTGTACATGGTCGGGCTGATCACCTACCAGCTCTGCTTGAGCTACTGGACCGCGGCGTTTCCAGGCTTGGCAAGGGATCTACCGCACATGCGAGAGGCTCGCCAACGACTAGTACAAGCTCGCGAGCCCACGACAGTCCATGTTGAGAccgtcgacgacaaggtAGCCATGCCATCCGTAGAACAATCGGTTCCAGATGACCACTTTTCGGCCGATCAATACAGTCTTCTCGAGACCCTGTCGATCAACCGCATCTCCAACATCGCCTTTACGGTTTGCTCCGTCGGCGAACTCGTCGTTCTGGCCATCATTCAAGGCATGCTGTACGCAATCCATgcggatcgagacgagcagtCCAACACGATCGCACTCTCAGCTGTTGTAGCGGTCTCGGCAGCTGTCTGGCTGCTTTGTGCGATTCCTTGGTTCGTGATGGAAAAGCATCGACCAGGCCAACCTCTGCCTCCTGGTACAAATTATTTCACTGCAGCTGTCAAGCAAGCCGTGCTTGCCGCAAAACACCTACGGCGTCTTAGGCAAACGCTCATCTACCTCGTCTTCTACTTTCTCTTCTCCGACGCCCTCAATACAACCGTCACCGTGATCTCGACGATCCAGAACCAAGTTGTCAGCTTCAGCACAACAAAACTCAACTTGCTTCTGATCGTCGGCattgctgctcaagcagtTGGCATTTACGCTTTCTGGTTGATTCAGAGGCACTGGCACTTGTCGACGCTCTACATGTTTTGCTGGATCGTCTTGttcaccatcatccttCAGCTATGGGGTTTCATCGGCATTTTCACACAACAATTTGGGTTTCACCATGAATGGGAGGTGTACATGTACCAGGCATACTATGGTCTTGCGGTCTGTCCGTGGTACGCCGTGTCTCAGACCATGATTGCCGAAGTGACTCCGAAAGGATCAGAGTTCCTGTTTTTCTCGTTGTTCTCCATCGTCGGCAAAACCTCGGCTTTCATCGGCCCATTTGTAACGCAGGCCATCGCAGATGAGACCGGGAACGCTTCGACGCCCTTCTACTtccttcttgctctttcGCTGGCGAGCTGCATCTTGCTTTGGCCACTCGACatcaagaagagcaaggtCGAACAGGCTACATTCATCGAGCATGAAGCAAAAGACAAGAATTTGGGCTGA
- a CDS encoding uncharacterized protein (related to CWC2 - involved in mRNA splicing): MSETQAQGVQSPGQVASTSYQPRPARKQVTQAKFDAIREAFSARPDSAGTFNIWYENFAGVDREENEAQKAKRETRCDIARDSGYTRADITLKTQAARIQQGAPVAPDEAVYCCIHFARGCCPHGAECNFLHRLPRPNDYPSQGRDCFGREKLGNYKDDMSGTGSLSKVNRTLYVGRIHEEHGVSSPSAPANSAWRDGGKTLKGGRSIHDVRNKNGPRPRQDPKSYRPQHNSVRPETDNATERVVRRHFSEWGEIDRLRVLTGRSCAFVTFKYEANAQFAKEAMLNQSLDHNEIINVRWASDDPNPAAQKRNQEQMRRAGERAIMAGMSEQAIQAQQALRALEGLEHQRGEDADSKRRRISHQSYDEDMRRLEEENERGWVEFAQERQAAVAAAPTSQAPSAASSASKNNITGSLLNSETMSHLASLQNLDQKQGGASDTYPPPVSSNGLGSLAGYGSDSEDDDS; encoded by the coding sequence ATGAGCGAgacgcaagcgcaaggcgTTCAATCGCCTGGCCAGGTAGCTTCAACCTCGTATCAGCCGCGTCCTGCACGCAAACAAGTCACCCAGGCCAAGTTTGATGCCATCCGAGAAGCTTTTAGTGCGAGACCCGATTCCGCAGGCACCTTCAACATCTGGTACGAGAACTTTGCCGGCGTCGATCGGGAGGAAAACGAGGCTCAAAAGGCAAAACGCGAGACTAGATGCGACATTGCGAGAGATTCGGGCTATACTAGAGCCGATATCACCCTGAAAACGCAAGCAGCACGCATTCAGCAAGGTGCACCTGTCGCTCCAGACGAGGCCGTTTACTGCTGTATTCATTTTGCGCGTGGCTGCTGTCCGCATGGTGCCGAATGCAACTTTCTTCATCGACTTCCTCGTCCCAACGACTATCCCAGCCAAGGGCGTGACTGCTTTGGTCGGGAAAAGCTCGGCAACTACAAGGATGACATGAGCGGTACTGGCTCGCTATCCAAGGTCAATCGCACCCTCTATGTAGGTCGGATCCACGAAGAGCATGGCGTATCTTCCCCTTCTGCTCCGGCCAATTCGGCATGGCGGGACGGCGGCAAAACGCTCAAAGGAGGTCGCAGCATCCACGACGTGCGTAACAAGAACGGACCTCGTCCACGACAAGATCCCAAGTCATATCGGCCACAACACAATTCCGTACGTCCCGAGACCGACAATGCTACGGAACGTGTGGTGCGACGTCATTTCAGTGAATGGGGAGAGATCGATAGACTACGCGTTCTCACCGGCCGATCGTGTGCATTTGTCACATTCAAGTACGAAGCCAATGCACAATTCGCCAAGGAAGCCATGCTCAACCAGTCGCTCGACCACAACGAGATCATCAACGTTCGATGGGCTTCCGACGATCCAAATCCAGCTGCACAGAAGCGCAATCAGGAACAGATGCGCCGTGCAGGGGAACGCGCTATCATGGCCGGAATGTCTGAACAAGCAATCCAGGCTCAGCAGGCATTGCGTGCACTTGAAGGTTTGGAGCATCAGCGTGGCGAGGATGCCGACTCGAAGCGTCGCAGGATTTCTCATCAGAGCTATGATGAGGATATGCGAAGgctcgaggaagagaaTGAACGTGGATGGGTCGAATTTGCTCAGGAAAGGCAAGCTGCCGTCGCCGCTGCACCAACAAGCCAAGCCCCGTCGGCTgcaagctcagcaagcaagaACAACATCACCGGCTCGCTTCTAAATTCGGAGACAATGTCCCATCTAGCATCACTTCAGAATCTTGATCAAAAGCAAGGCGGAGCATCAGATACCTACCCACCACCCGTGTCTTCCAATGGGCTCGGCAGCTTGGCGGGGTATGGCAGCGATagcgaggatgacgatAGCTAA
- a CDS encoding protein-histidine N-methyltransferase (related to HPM1 - AdoMet-dependent methyltransferase): MSFGFQFDDSEMDEEYISGSLSSIQPSAASTSTSTSASSTTTAAPFKSHSLREMLQNLPSRISYSAIDVSLPSTSREGEGEGGGKGRVQRLLRRDLFDARFQMLIDEEEDEATDSGTAQKSTRQQMVDGKVDAHSDLVPGVYEGGLKTWECALDLVETLDALHSTASHNDSSRSTWSHRLSGKHILELGCGTSLPSVFLLDQVLRDDPSTQPINLNLHLADYNAQVLQLVTLPNLILAWYASPAASHYRSTTEATHLVHERNELVRRGQDHFHAEDELAITDQLVAAFDESLKSRGIQLNFYSGAWSNFPSSLFGDGGVHKMDIILTSETIYSLHSLPALVELLSRYTQTEAQHQPALVLVAAKVIYFGVGGGVESFKQTLAEMHPSATVEPIHSVTKGVGRTVLSVTF; this comes from the coding sequence ATGTCATTTGGATTCCAGTTCGACGACtccgagatggacgaggagTACATCTCGGGCTCGCTCTCTTCAATCCAGCCATCTGCAGCATCAACGTCGACTTCAACATCAGCTTCGTCTACCACTACCGCAGCACCGTTCAAATCGCACTCGCTGCGTGAAATGTTGCAGAACTTACCTTCAAGAATATCTTACTCGGCAATCGACGTAAGCCTACCGAGCACAAgccgagaaggagaaggagagggAGGAGGAAAGGGCAGAGTACAGAGATTGTTGAGGCGGGATCTGTTTGATGCCCGATTTCAGATGCTTAttgacgaggaagaagacgaagcaACCGATAGTGGTACAGCACAGAAGAGTACACGGCAGCAGATGGTCGACGGAAAAGTGGACGCGCACTCGGACTTGGTACCAGGGGTATACGAGGGCGGACTGAAAACGTGGGAATGTGCACTGGACctcgtcgagacgctcgatgCACTGCACTCGACCGCATCCCACAACGACTCGTCCCGCTCCACTTGGTCCCACAGACTGTCAGGAAAACACATTCTCGAACTCGGCTGCGGAACGTCTCTGCCATCCGTGTTCCTTCTAGATCAAGTGCTTCGCGACGATCCTTCCACGCAACCGATCAATCTCAACCTGCATCTCGCCGACTACAACGCTCAAGTATTACAACTCGTGACGCTTCCCAACCTCATCCTTGCCTGGTACGCGTCTCCTGCAGCATCCCACTATCGATCTACCACTGAAGCAACCCACCTCGTACACGAACGCAACGAACTCGTGCGTCGCGGACAAGACCATTTCCATGCCGAAGACGAACTCGCCATTACAGACCAACTCGTAGCCGCTTTTGATGAGTCTCTCAAGTCGCGAGGCATCCAGTTGAACTTTTACTCGGGCGCTTGGAGCAACTTCCCATCGTCGCTCTTTGGCGATGGTGGCGTGCACAAGATGGATATCATTCTGACCTCCGAGACAATCTACTCGTTACATTCGTTGCCCGCATTGGTGGAGCTCTTGAGTCGATACACACAGACAGAAGCGCAACACCAGCCAGCGTTGGTTCTCGTCGCCGCAAAGGTGATCTACTTTGGAGTAGGCGGTGGCGTAGAGTCTTTCAAGCAAACGTTGGCCGAAATGCACCCAAGCGCCACAGTAGAGCCAATCCATAGCGTGACAAAGGGCGTTGGCCGGACCGTTCTCTCGGTAACATTCTAG